From one Flavobacterium sp. N502536 genomic stretch:
- a CDS encoding DUF6249 domain-containing protein — translation MGPEILVPISLFLMIFGIIYLIYSTRNRERLALIEKGVDASIFLKGTGKGVPTWKVLVLNLAFLLIGSGVGIFVALLITTYTSLSDSAVYPSIIFIMAGVGLLAGFSKAKDLDKE, via the coding sequence ATGGGACCAGAAATTTTAGTACCAATCAGCCTGTTTCTAATGATCTTCGGAATCATTTATCTTATTTATTCAACCAGAAACAGAGAGCGTTTAGCACTTATCGAAAAAGGCGTTGACGCCAGTATCTTTTTAAAAGGAACTGGAAAAGGTGTTCCCACCTGGAAGGTTTTGGTTTTGAATCTGGCCTTTCTATTAATAGGAAGCGGGGTTGGAATTTTTGTTGCCTTACTGATTACAACTTATACTTCACTGTCAGATTCAGCAGTATACCCGTCTATTATTTTTATTATGGCAGGAGTTGGTTTACTTGCCGGATTCAGCAAAGCAAAAGACTTAGACAAAGAGTAA
- a CDS encoding RNA polymerase sigma factor: protein MSTIPDQHYIDKILQGDTNAFAVLVDRYKNMIFTLALQMVKNREEAEEVSQDTFIKIYSSLSKFKGDSKFSTWAYKVAYNTCLDRLKKNKKEDLNISIDEFSAHLIKTMDNALSALEDKERKQTIQNCLNLLPREENVLLTLFYFEDQNLEEIGKVMGITANNVKVKLFRSRQKLAVILKKQLEPEIVQCYERER from the coding sequence ATGAGTACAATACCGGATCAACATTATATCGATAAAATTCTGCAGGGCGACACCAATGCGTTTGCCGTGCTGGTAGATCGTTATAAAAATATGATCTTTACTCTGGCGCTTCAAATGGTTAAAAACAGGGAAGAGGCGGAAGAAGTTTCGCAGGATACTTTTATCAAAATTTATAGTTCGCTGAGTAAATTTAAGGGAGATTCAAAATTTTCAACCTGGGCTTACAAAGTAGCTTATAATACCTGTTTGGACCGTTTGAAGAAAAATAAAAAAGAAGATCTTAATATTTCGATAGATGAGTTTTCGGCACATTTGATTAAGACTATGGACAATGCTTTGAGTGCTTTGGAGGATAAAGAACGAAAGCAGACGATTCAGAACTGTTTAAACCTGTTGCCGAGAGAAGAAAATGTTCTGTTGACTTTATTTTATTTTGAAGATCAGAATTTAGAAGAAATTGGAAAAGTTATGGGGATTACAGCCAACAATGTCAAGGTGAAATTATTTAGAAGCCGACAAAAACTAGCCGTAATTTTGAAAAAACAATTAGAACCAGAAATAGTACAGTGTTATGAAAGAGAGCGATAA
- a CDS encoding PfkB family carbohydrate kinase → MNKLLIVGTVAFDAIETPFGKTDKILGGAATYIGLSASFFNLQSAIVSVVGDDFPQEHLDLLTSKNIDISGIEIVKGGKTFFWSGLYHNDLNSRDTLVTELNVLADFQPKVPQNYKDADVVMLGNLHPLVQSSVLDQLEKKPKLVVLDTMNFWMDCALPELLDVIKRVDVITINDEEARQLSGEYSLVKAAAKIQELGPKYVVIKKGEHGALLFHNREVFFAPALPLEDVFDPTGAGDTFAGGFSGFIAQSENISFGNMKNAIIYGSNLASFCVEKFGTERMETLSKAEVAIRLQQFKSLTQFDIEI, encoded by the coding sequence ATGAATAAATTATTGATTGTTGGAACGGTTGCTTTCGACGCGATTGAAACTCCTTTCGGAAAAACAGATAAAATATTAGGTGGTGCTGCGACTTACATTGGTTTATCAGCATCTTTTTTCAACCTGCAATCGGCTATTGTTTCTGTAGTTGGAGACGATTTCCCTCAAGAGCATTTGGATTTATTGACTTCAAAAAATATTGATATCTCAGGTATCGAAATTGTAAAAGGCGGAAAAACCTTTTTCTGGAGCGGTTTGTATCACAACGATCTAAATTCAAGAGACACTTTAGTAACAGAACTTAATGTTTTGGCTGATTTTCAACCAAAAGTTCCGCAAAACTATAAAGATGCTGATGTGGTAATGTTAGGAAACTTACATCCGTTAGTACAAAGCAGTGTTTTGGATCAGTTAGAGAAAAAACCAAAATTAGTAGTTTTAGATACAATGAACTTCTGGATGGATTGTGCTTTACCTGAATTACTGGACGTTATCAAACGTGTAGATGTAATCACGATCAACGACGAAGAAGCAAGACAGCTTTCAGGAGAATATTCATTAGTAAAAGCTGCGGCTAAAATCCAGGAATTGGGACCAAAATATGTGGTGATCAAAAAAGGAGAGCACGGTGCACTTTTATTCCACAACAGAGAAGTATTCTTTGCTCCGGCATTGCCATTGGAAGATGTTTTTGATCCAACAGGAGCAGGAGACACTTTTGCCGGTGGTTTCTCAGGATTCATTGCGCAAAGCGAAAACATTTCGTTTGGCAATATGAAAAATGCGATCATCTACGGTTCAAATTTAGCTTCATTTTGTGTAGAGAAATTCGGAACAGAAAGGATGGAAACCTTAAGCAAAGCTGAAGTGGCGATTCGATTACAACAGTTTAAGTCGTTAACTCAGTTTGACATAGAAATATAA
- a CDS encoding amidophosphoribosyltransferase, with protein sequence MSDALKHECGIALVRLLKPLEYYKEKYGTAFYGIQKMYLMMEKQHNRGQDGAGFASIKLDVAPGERYISRVRSNHSQPIQDVFKQINERINEEMSSHPEYADDVAKQKANIPYIGELFLGHVRYGTFGKNSIESVHPFLRQSNWMHRNLILAGNFNMTNVKELFENLVELGQHPKEMADTVTVMEKIGHFLDKEVMQLYQDCKLEGYSKREASPVIADRLDIAKILARSAKNLDGGYAMAGLLGHGDAFVFRDPAGIRPAYYYQDDEVVVVASERPVIQTVFNVPFESVQEIEPGNALIIKKSGKVSMNQILEPTVKKACSFERIYFSRGSDAEIYQERKNLGKLILPAVLESIDSDTDNTVFSYIPNTAETSFYGLVEAAQDFLNQRKNNYILANRNTLTAETLQELLSVKIRTEKVAIKDAKLRTFITEDSSRDDLVAHVYDVTYGVIKPTDNLVIIDDSIVRGTTLKMSIIKMMDRLKPKRIVIVSSAPQIRYPDCYGIDMAKLEGLVAFRAALALLKERNLYHIVDEVYTKCKAQENYIDSDVVNYVTAIYDQFTPEEISDKIAEMLSSPEINAEVKIIFQKVEDLHVACPKNLGDWYFTGDYPTPGGNRVVNRAFMNFYEGKDARAY encoded by the coding sequence ATGAGCGACGCTTTAAAACACGAATGTGGTATAGCTTTGGTTAGACTTCTTAAACCGCTTGAATATTACAAAGAAAAATACGGAACAGCTTTTTACGGAATACAGAAAATGTATCTGATGATGGAAAAGCAGCACAACCGTGGACAAGACGGAGCTGGTTTTGCAAGCATCAAATTAGATGTAGCTCCCGGTGAACGTTATATCAGCAGAGTTCGTTCCAATCATTCACAACCCATTCAGGATGTTTTTAAGCAAATCAATGAGCGTATTAATGAAGAGATGAGTTCTCATCCGGAATATGCAGATGATGTTGCCAAACAAAAAGCAAACATACCTTATATAGGAGAGTTATTTCTGGGACACGTTCGTTACGGAACTTTTGGAAAAAACAGTATCGAAAGCGTACACCCGTTCTTGCGTCAAAGCAACTGGATGCACCGCAATCTGATTTTGGCGGGTAACTTTAATATGACCAATGTTAAGGAGCTTTTTGAAAACTTAGTAGAACTTGGTCAGCATCCAAAAGAAATGGCTGACACGGTTACCGTTATGGAAAAAATTGGTCATTTCTTAGACAAAGAAGTGATGCAGCTTTATCAGGATTGCAAACTTGAAGGGTATTCTAAAAGAGAGGCTTCTCCTGTAATTGCAGACCGATTGGATATTGCAAAAATTTTGGCCCGTTCGGCTAAAAATTTAGACGGAGGATACGCAATGGCCGGATTATTAGGTCATGGTGATGCTTTTGTTTTTAGAGACCCTGCCGGAATTCGCCCAGCCTATTATTATCAGGATGATGAAGTGGTGGTTGTGGCTTCTGAAAGACCGGTTATTCAAACTGTATTTAATGTGCCTTTTGAAAGCGTGCAGGAAATCGAACCGGGAAATGCTTTGATCATTAAAAAGAGCGGAAAAGTTTCTATGAACCAAATCCTGGAACCAACGGTTAAAAAAGCATGTTCTTTTGAAAGAATTTATTTTTCAAGAGGAAGTGATGCCGAAATTTATCAGGAACGTAAAAATTTAGGGAAATTAATTTTACCTGCTGTTCTTGAATCGATTGACAGTGATACAGACAATACCGTTTTCTCTTATATTCCAAATACAGCCGAAACCTCCTTTTATGGTTTGGTTGAAGCAGCTCAGGACTTTTTAAATCAAAGAAAAAACAACTATATTTTAGCCAACAGAAATACGCTTACGGCTGAAACCTTACAGGAATTGTTGTCTGTAAAGATTCGTACAGAGAAAGTAGCGATTAAAGATGCTAAACTTAGAACCTTTATTACCGAAGACAGTAGCCGTGATGATTTGGTGGCACACGTTTACGATGTTACTTATGGAGTAATCAAGCCAACGGATAATCTGGTTATTATAGATGATAGTATCGTTCGTGGTACTACTTTAAAGATGAGTATTATAAAGATGATGGATCGTTTAAAACCTAAGCGTATCGTAATCGTTTCATCTGCACCACAAATTCGTTATCCTGACTGTTACGGAATCGATATGGCGAAGCTGGAAGGTCTTGTGGCTTTTAGAGCGGCTTTGGCTTTATTGAAAGAAAGAAATTTATATCATATTGTCGACGAGGTTTATACCAAGTGTAAAGCTCAGGAAAATTATATAGACAGCGATGTTGTAAACTACGTTACTGCAATTTACGATCAGTTTACTCCTGAGGAAATTTCAGATAAGATTGCTGAAATGTTGAGCTCACCTGAAATTAATGCAGAAGTAAAAATCATTTTTCAAAAAGTAGAAGACTTGCATGTTGCCTGTCCGAAAAATCTTGGAGACTGGTATTTTACCGGAGATTATCCAACACCAGGCGGAAACCGTGTTGTGAACAGGGCTTTCATGAATTTCTACGAAGGAAAAGACGCCAGAGCGTATTAA
- a CDS encoding superoxide dismutase → MAFELPQLPYAYDALEPHIDARTMEIHHSKHHNAYTTNLNAAIAGTDLEGKTIENILINLDKSNAAVRNNGGGFYNHNLFWTVMAPNGGGLPTGDLLAAIEASFGTFEEFKAKFAKAGATQFGSGWAWLCVQKGGKLDVCGTPNQDNPLMPEVGCGGTPILGMDVWEHAYYLHYQNRRPDYIEAFFSVINWTEVARRYALDK, encoded by the coding sequence ATGGCTTTTGAATTACCTCAATTACCTTATGCATATGATGCATTAGAACCACATATTGATGCCCGCACAATGGAAATTCACCATTCAAAACATCATAATGCTTACACAACAAATCTAAATGCAGCTATCGCCGGTACAGATTTGGAAGGAAAAACAATCGAAAACATCTTAATCAATCTAGATAAATCAAACGCAGCAGTTCGTAACAATGGTGGAGGTTTTTACAACCACAATTTATTCTGGACTGTAATGGCTCCAAACGGTGGCGGATTACCAACAGGTGATTTGTTAGCTGCTATTGAAGCTTCTTTTGGAACTTTTGAAGAATTTAAAGCAAAATTTGCTAAAGCTGGTGCTACACAATTCGGTTCTGGATGGGCTTGGTTATGTGTACAAAAAGGCGGAAAATTAGACGTTTGCGGAACTCCAAATCAAGACAATCCATTAATGCCGGAAGTAGGCTGTGGCGGAACTCCTATTTTAGGAATGGATGTTTGGGAGCACGCTTACTACTTACACTACCAAAACAGAAGACCTGATTATATTGAAGCTTTCTTTAGTGTAATTAACTGGACTGAAGTTGCAAGAAGATACGCTTTAGACAAGTAA
- the pth gene encoding aminoacyl-tRNA hydrolase translates to MIKWITKLFSSTPKEENTDHMKKYLIVGLGNIGAEYVNTRHNIGFKVLDFLAKKEGLSFETVKLGALAEYKFKGRSFFLLKPNTYMNLSGKAVKYWMDKENIPLENILVITDDLNLSFGTIRIKPKGSDGGHNGLKNINLVLNTQQYTRFRFGISDQFKKGQQVDYVLGDWDEEEKAKLPERLEVASEIIKSFGTAGLENTMTTFNGK, encoded by the coding sequence ATGATAAAATGGATAACAAAACTGTTTTCATCAACACCAAAAGAAGAGAACACTGATCATATGAAAAAATATTTAATCGTCGGATTGGGCAATATTGGCGCCGAATACGTGAACACACGACACAACATAGGCTTTAAAGTACTTGATTTTTTAGCCAAAAAAGAAGGTCTTTCATTCGAGACTGTAAAATTGGGCGCTTTGGCCGAATACAAATTCAAAGGAAGAAGCTTTTTTCTGCTCAAACCAAACACCTATATGAACTTAAGCGGTAAGGCCGTAAAGTACTGGATGGATAAAGAAAATATTCCATTGGAAAACATTCTGGTAATCACCGACGATTTAAACCTTTCTTTCGGAACGATCCGAATCAAACCAAAAGGCAGCGACGGAGGACACAACGGACTTAAAAACATCAATTTAGTTTTAAACACACAACAATACACCCGCTTTAGATTTGGCATCAGCGATCAGTTTAAAAAAGGGCAACAGGTAGATTACGTTTTGGGAGACTGGGACGAAGAAGAAAAAGCAAAATTACCAGAACGTCTGGAAGTCGCTTCGGAGATTATTAAATCTTTTGGAACAGCCGGTCTTGAAAACACCATGACCACTTTCAACGGAAAGTAA
- a CDS encoding 50S ribosomal protein L25/general stress protein Ctc → MKSITIKGSERESVGKVSTKALRNAGAVPCVLYGGNQAVHFSADAAAFKNLVYTPNAHTVVIELGKGKSFNAILQDIQVHPVTDRILHIDFFQLFDDKEITMEVPVKIVGTSKGVLAGGVLRLNQRKLKVKALPKNLPDFVEADITPLEMGNKLYVTKVGAPEYKVMHPDNTVVAQVRISRAAMKAAQEAAKAAKAPAKGKKK, encoded by the coding sequence ATGAAATCGATTACAATTAAAGGATCAGAAAGAGAAAGCGTGGGCAAAGTGTCAACTAAAGCCTTACGTAATGCTGGAGCGGTTCCTTGCGTGTTATACGGAGGAAATCAGGCAGTACACTTCTCAGCAGACGCTGCAGCGTTCAAAAACTTGGTTTACACTCCAAATGCACACACAGTTGTGATTGAACTTGGAAAAGGAAAATCATTCAATGCAATTTTGCAAGATATCCAGGTTCACCCTGTTACTGACAGAATTTTACACATTGACTTCTTCCAATTGTTTGATGACAAAGAAATCACTATGGAAGTTCCTGTGAAAATCGTTGGTACATCTAAAGGTGTTCTTGCGGGAGGTGTTTTACGTTTGAACCAACGTAAATTAAAAGTTAAAGCTTTACCTAAAAATCTTCCTGATTTTGTTGAAGCAGACATCACTCCACTTGAAATGGGTAACAAATTATACGTTACTAAAGTTGGTGCTCCTGAATACAAAGTTATGCACCCAGACAACACTGTTGTTGCTCAGGTAAGAATTTCTCGTGCTGCTATGAAAGCTGCTCAAGAAGCTGCAAAAGCTGCAAAAGCTCCTGCAAAAGGAAAGAAAAAATAA
- a CDS encoding ribose-phosphate pyrophosphokinase has translation MSHLEPEAKIFACSQSVYLAEKIAEQYGIPLGKVTMSKYSDGEFQPSYEESIRGLRVFIVCSTFPTADNLMELLLMIDAAKRASARHITAVMPYFGWARQDRKDKPRVPIGAKLVANLLDAAGATRVMTMDLHADQIQGFFEKPVDHLFASTIFLPYVESLKLDNLTIASPDMGGSKRAYAYSKFLESDVVICYKQRKAANVIDTMELIGEVKGRNVILVDDMIDTGGTLAKAADLMIEKGALSVRAICTHAILSGDAYEKIENSKLSELIVTDSIPLKKESKKIRVVSCAPLFAEVMHMVHHNNSISGKFIM, from the coding sequence ATGTCGCACCTAGAACCAGAAGCTAAAATTTTTGCTTGTTCACAAAGTGTCTATCTTGCAGAAAAAATTGCGGAACAATACGGAATTCCGTTAGGCAAAGTAACGATGTCGAAGTATAGTGATGGAGAATTTCAGCCATCTTACGAAGAATCAATTAGAGGATTACGTGTTTTTATCGTGTGTTCAACTTTTCCAACTGCCGATAATTTGATGGAATTGTTACTCATGATTGATGCAGCAAAACGTGCATCAGCAAGACACATTACAGCTGTCATGCCTTATTTTGGTTGGGCAAGACAAGACAGAAAGGATAAACCAAGAGTTCCGATTGGAGCAAAATTAGTAGCTAATTTATTAGATGCTGCCGGAGCAACAAGAGTAATGACAATGGATTTGCACGCAGATCAAATTCAAGGGTTTTTCGAAAAACCAGTAGATCATTTATTTGCTTCTACCATCTTTTTACCATACGTAGAAAGTTTAAAATTAGACAATCTGACTATTGCATCTCCAGATATGGGAGGTTCAAAAAGAGCATATGCTTACTCTAAGTTCCTGGAATCAGATGTAGTAATCTGTTACAAACAAAGAAAAGCAGCCAACGTTATCGACACTATGGAACTAATTGGTGAAGTAAAAGGCCGTAACGTAATATTAGTAGACGACATGATCGATACAGGCGGAACATTAGCAAAAGCCGCAGATTTAATGATCGAAAAAGGAGCATTAAGCGTTAGAGCTATTTGTACACACGCTATTTTATCGGGTGATGCCTACGAAAAAATTGAAAACTCTAAATTAAGTGAGTTAATTGTTACCGATTCTATCCCATTAAAGAAAGAATCAAAGAAAATCAGAGTGGTGAGTTGTGCACCTCTTTTTGCAGAAGTTATGCACATGGTGCACCACAACAATTCCATTAGTGGAAAATTCATAATGTAA
- a CDS encoding SRPBCC family protein, with amino-acid sequence MVEWRCEWNLVDKALYCSVVKLVNFEYGNNNQLKMEKIEHVNYIKAPISEVYKVLTTREGLGAVWTEELVVRPELGFVNEFNFGDEDVTKMKVVELAENKRVLWECIDSDPEWIGTGISFDLKEKDGVTAVVLKHFGWRELTEFYQWCNYNWAMFLLSLKGYCEDGEGTPYQKRKF; translated from the coding sequence ATGGTGGAGTGGAGATGTGAGTGGAATCTGGTTGATAAAGCTTTGTATTGCAGTGTGGTAAAACTTGTTAACTTTGAGTATGGGAACAATAATCAGTTGAAAATGGAAAAAATAGAGCATGTCAATTATATTAAGGCACCAATTTCGGAGGTTTATAAGGTGTTAACGACGCGGGAGGGGCTTGGTGCTGTCTGGACGGAAGAATTAGTTGTTAGACCGGAATTGGGTTTTGTTAATGAGTTTAATTTCGGGGACGAGGATGTCACGAAAATGAAGGTGGTCGAATTGGCTGAAAATAAAAGAGTGTTGTGGGAATGTATAGATTCGGACCCGGAATGGATTGGAACGGGTATTTCGTTTGATTTAAAAGAAAAGGACGGGGTAACGGCGGTTGTTTTAAAGCATTTTGGCTGGCGTGAGCTAACGGAATTCTATCAATGGTGCAATTACAACTGGGCGATGTTTCTTTTGAGTCTTAAGGGGTATTGTGAAGACGGGGAGGGGACTCCGTATCAAAAACGAAAGTTTTAG
- the rseP gene encoding RIP metalloprotease RseP: MDIVIKLSQFLLSLSLLIILHELGHFIPAKLFKTRVEKFYLFFDIKYSLLKKKIGETEYGIGWLPLGGYVKISGMIDESMDKDQMALPPQPWEFRSKPAWQRLIIMLGGVTVNFILAFIIYIGMAFVYGDTYVANADLKDGVLIENPVMLKAGFKTGDKLLTVDGQKLENFDNDINMKIIMAKEILIERNGQQQTIKMPTDFVDQLSKQEKAPLVNMRIPFAVANVTEESGNTALKAKDLIVSLNGQDARYYDQVKSILESNKGKTIPAVVLRDLKKVPITVKVSVAGKLGVGVGGLNIESLEKLGYYKVSTKNYSFFESIPVGLTKGKDQLVGYGKQLKMIFNPETKAYKQVGGFAAIFNIFPSSWSWETFWSITALLSIMLGVMNLLPIPALDGGHVMFLLYEIISGRKPSDKFLENAQMVGFVLLIALLLFANGNDIYKAIMK, from the coding sequence ATGGATATAGTTATCAAACTCTCTCAATTTCTATTGAGTTTATCTTTACTTATTATTCTTCACGAATTAGGGCATTTTATTCCTGCAAAATTGTTTAAAACAAGAGTCGAAAAATTTTACTTATTTTTTGATATTAAATATTCTCTCTTAAAAAAGAAAATTGGAGAAACTGAATACGGGATTGGATGGCTGCCATTAGGTGGTTATGTAAAAATCTCCGGAATGATTGACGAAAGTATGGACAAGGACCAAATGGCCCTTCCTCCACAACCTTGGGAATTTCGTTCTAAACCGGCATGGCAACGTTTAATCATCATGTTGGGTGGTGTTACGGTAAACTTTATCCTGGCCTTTATTATTTATATCGGAATGGCATTTGTTTATGGTGATACCTATGTCGCTAATGCCGATCTGAAAGATGGTGTTTTAATTGAAAATCCGGTAATGTTAAAAGCGGGTTTTAAAACGGGAGACAAACTACTGACTGTTGACGGACAAAAACTCGAAAACTTCGACAACGATATCAACATGAAAATTATCATGGCGAAAGAAATCTTAATCGAAAGAAACGGACAACAGCAAACGATAAAAATGCCAACTGATTTTGTAGATCAATTGTCAAAACAGGAAAAGGCACCTCTTGTAAATATGAGAATCCCTTTTGCGGTGGCAAACGTTACAGAAGAATCCGGAAATACTGCTTTAAAGGCAAAAGATTTAATTGTTAGCCTAAACGGTCAGGATGCAAGATACTATGATCAGGTAAAATCTATTTTAGAAAGCAACAAAGGCAAAACAATTCCTGCCGTTGTTTTACGTGATTTAAAGAAAGTACCGATTACGGTTAAAGTTTCGGTAGCAGGAAAACTGGGTGTTGGCGTTGGAGGTTTAAATATCGAATCTTTAGAAAAATTAGGATACTATAAGGTAAGCACTAAAAACTATTCTTTCTTTGAGTCTATTCCGGTTGGACTTACAAAAGGTAAAGATCAGTTGGTAGGTTACGGAAAACAACTTAAGATGATTTTTAATCCTGAAACGAAAGCTTACAAACAAGTAGGTGGTTTTGCAGCGATTTTCAACATTTTTCCAAGCAGCTGGAGCTGGGAAACCTTTTGGTCGATCACCGCTTTGTTGTCAATTATGCTTGGAGTAATGAATTTATTACCAATTCCGGCTCTTGATGGTGGTCATGTAATGTTTTTATTATACGAAATAATTAGTGGTAGAAAACCAAGTGATAAATTCCTTGAAAACGCCCAAATGGTTGGTTTCGTTTTACTTATAGCACTGCTTTTATTTGCTAATGGAAACGACATTTATAAGGCAATTATGAAATAG
- a CDS encoding NADH:flavin oxidoreductase/NADH oxidase, producing MASLLFSPLTIKKITLKNRIVISPMCQYSAIDGFANDWHLVHLGSRASGGVGLIIQEATAVSPEARISPSDLGLWKEEHIEKLQIINTFIVSQNAIPGIQLAHAGRKASVSIPWEGNKKLDIAQGGWHTVSASAIPYHDDEPFLPEALDTDGIQKVISDFKSATKRAVKAGYQVMEIHAAHGYLLHQFLSPLTNVRTDEYGGTFENRIRFTLEIVAAVQSEWPSDLPLFVRISATDWAEGGWNPEESVKLSVILKEKGVDLIDTSSGGLVSHQQIPLKPNYQVPFAAKIKKEAAVLTGAVGLITEAAQAEEILSSGQADVILFARESLRNPNLPLDFAKELKEDIQWPKQYERAKL from the coding sequence ATGGCTTCATTATTGTTTTCACCGCTTACAATAAAAAAAATCACTTTAAAAAACAGAATCGTTATTTCACCTATGTGTCAATATTCGGCTATAGACGGATTTGCAAACGATTGGCATTTGGTTCACTTAGGCAGTCGTGCCAGTGGCGGAGTGGGTTTAATTATTCAGGAAGCCACCGCGGTTTCTCCTGAGGCGAGAATTTCTCCTTCCGATTTAGGTCTGTGGAAAGAGGAGCATATTGAGAAACTTCAAATCATCAATACCTTTATTGTGTCGCAAAATGCGATTCCCGGAATTCAATTGGCACACGCTGGACGTAAGGCAAGTGTTTCGATACCGTGGGAAGGCAATAAAAAACTGGACATCGCTCAGGGCGGATGGCATACTGTTTCGGCAAGTGCGATTCCGTATCATGATGATGAGCCTTTTCTTCCAGAAGCTTTAGATACCGATGGAATTCAAAAAGTAATTTCCGATTTTAAGTCCGCAACAAAAAGAGCGGTTAAAGCAGGTTATCAGGTAATGGAAATTCATGCCGCGCATGGATACTTACTGCACCAGTTTTTATCACCTTTAACAAATGTGAGAACAGATGAATATGGAGGGACTTTTGAAAACAGAATCCGTTTTACTTTAGAAATTGTAGCCGCAGTGCAATCAGAATGGCCGTCAGATTTACCTTTGTTTGTTCGAATTTCGGCCACCGATTGGGCAGAAGGAGGATGGAATCCGGAAGAATCAGTGAAACTTTCCGTAATTTTAAAAGAAAAAGGAGTAGATTTAATTGATACCTCTTCAGGCGGATTAGTTTCGCACCAGCAAATTCCTTTAAAACCAAATTATCAGGTTCCTTTTGCAGCCAAAATCAAAAAAGAAGCTGCTGTTTTAACAGGCGCTGTTGGTTTAATCACAGAAGCCGCACAAGCCGAAGAAATTTTAAGCAGCGGTCAGGCTGATGTGATTTTGTTTGCGAGAGAGTCCCTTAGAAATCCGAATTTGCCTCTGGATTTTGCCAAAGAATTAAAGGAAGATATTCAATGGCCGAAACAATACGAAAGAGCGAAACTTTAA
- a CDS encoding Gfo/Idh/MocA family oxidoreductase, producing MQKIRTALLSYGMSGKVFHAPFLNIHDGFELLGSWERSKKLIQEDYPAVKSYPTIEALLADDVDLVIVNTPVGTHYEYAKKVLLSGKHAVVEKAFTTTVAEAQELAAIAKEKGLKLAVFQNRRWDSDFKTVQKIINDGVLGDLVEAEFHFDRYNPLLSPKAHKETVNDGAGILKDLGPHLIDQAVCLFGSPKSVFGDIRFTRTNTLVDDWIDLVLIYDNFRVRLKASFFVREANPAYVLQGKKGSFLKPRGDVQEDDLKLGKKPNLEFWGTESETLQGLLHTEIDGKQIREKIPTLQGNYFSFFDGVYDAIVKDKEEPVSAQDGVKVMQIIEAAIASHAQQKVINL from the coding sequence ATGCAAAAGATTAGAACAGCATTATTATCATACGGAATGTCGGGTAAAGTATTTCACGCCCCATTTTTAAACATACACGACGGATTTGAACTATTAGGTTCCTGGGAAAGAAGTAAAAAACTCATTCAGGAAGATTATCCGGCGGTAAAAAGTTATCCCACAATTGAAGCGTTACTGGCAGATGATGTCGATTTGGTAATTGTAAACACACCGGTTGGAACGCATTATGAGTACGCAAAAAAGGTACTTTTGAGCGGAAAACATGCTGTAGTAGAAAAAGCTTTTACCACCACAGTCGCTGAAGCGCAGGAATTAGCCGCAATTGCAAAAGAAAAAGGATTGAAATTAGCCGTTTTTCAAAACAGAAGATGGGACAGTGATTTTAAAACCGTTCAAAAAATAATCAACGATGGAGTTTTAGGAGATTTGGTAGAAGCTGAATTTCATTTTGACAGATACAATCCATTGTTGAGCCCTAAAGCACATAAAGAAACGGTAAATGACGGAGCTGGAATTCTGAAGGATTTAGGGCCGCACTTAATTGATCAGGCCGTTTGTTTGTTTGGTTCTCCAAAATCGGTTTTCGGAGACATTCGTTTTACCAGAACGAATACCCTGGTTGACGACTGGATTGATTTGGTATTGATCTATGACAATTTCAGAGTTCGTTTAAAAGCGAGTTTTTTTGTGAGAGAAGCCAATCCTGCTTATGTCCTGCAGGGTAAAAAAGGATCTTTTTTAAAGCCTCGTGGTGATGTTCAGGAAGATGATTTAAAATTGGGAAAAAAACCTAATCTGGAATTCTGGGGAACAGAATCAGAAACCTTACAAGGACTTTTGCATACTGAAATCGACGGAAAACAAATCAGAGAGAAAATCCCAACACTTCAGGGGAACTACTTTTCCTTTTTTGATGGTGTTTATGATGCTATCGTAAAGGACAAAGAAGAACCGGTTAGCGCGCAGGACGGAGTAAAAGTAATGCAGATTATCGAAGCGGCAATCGCAAGTCACGCGCAACAAAAAGTAATTAACTTATAA